The DNA window CTTCTGAACCTGATATTGCCAGAATTCCAATCATGGTAGATTCTTCAAAATGGGAAATTCTGGAGGCTGGTCTTCAGGTAGCTCAGGGAAAATGTGTGGTGAATTCCATCAGCTTAAAAGAAGGTGAAGAAGAATTTATCAAACATGCAAAAGCTATCAAGAGATATGGTGCAGCAGTCATTGTCATGGCATTTGATGAGGTAGGGCAGGCAGATAATCTTGAACGTAGAATTGAGATTTCAAAACGGTCTTATGATATCTTGGTTAATCGACTTGGCTTCCCGGCAGAAGATATTATTTTCGATTTAAATATTTTCCCGGTTGCAACAGGAATGGATGAGCACAGAAAGAATGCCATCGATTTTATCGAAGCCACACGCTGGGTAAGACAAAATCTTCCTTATGCCTCAGTGAGTGGGGGAGTAAGCAATGTTTCTTTCTCGTTCCGTGGAAATGATACCGTAAGAGAAGCAATGCATTCGGTTTTCCTTTACCATGCTATACAGGCTGGAATGAACATCGGAATTGTAAACCCTGCGATGCTGGAAGTCTATGATGAAATTAATAAAGAACTGCTGGAGCTTGTAGAAGATGTAATCCTGGATAAAAGAGAAGATGCTACAGAACGACTTCTTGATTATTCTGAAAAACATAAATCAGTCAAAAAAGAAAAGACTGAAGATCTGGAATGGAGGAAAAATCCATTACAGGAAAGAATTACTTATGCTTTGGTAAAAGGTATTGACCGTTTTATTGAAGAAGATGTGGAAGAAGCAAGACAGGTTGCCGCAAAACCCCTTCATGTTATTGAAATCAATCTGATGACCGGAATGGGCGTTGTGGGAGATTTATTCGGAAGTGGAAAGATGTTCCTGCCACAGGTAGTAAAGTCTGCAAGAGTAATGAAAAAAGCAGTCGCTTATTTACAGCCTTATATTGAAGCAGAAAAAGATGGATCAAGACCTGCCAATGGAAAAATACTGATGGCTACGGTAAAAGGTGATGTTCATGATATCGGAAAAAATATTGTGAGTGTAGTGCTAGGCTGTAACAATTATGAAATTGTGGATTTGGGAGTAATGGTTCCTGCTGAAAAGATTATTCAGACGGCCATTGCCGAAAAAGTAGATGTCATTGGATTAAGTGGATTGATTACACCAAGTCTGGATGAAATGGTTTACATCGCTTCAGAATTAGAAAGACAAAATTTAGATTTTCCTTTACTGATCGGAGGTGCAACAACTTCAAAAGCACATACCGCAGTGAAAATCGATTTAAAATATAAAAATGCGGTCGTTCACGTGAATGATGCCTCAAGAGCGGTAAATGTAGTGAGTTCATTATTGGGAGACAGAAATAAAGAATATGTTTCCGATTTGAAGAACGACTATTCAGATTTCAGAGAGAAATTTTTGAACAGACAGGTAGATAAAGACTATGTTTCCATTCAAGAAGCAAGAGAAAATCGTTTTAAAGTAGATTGGGAAAACGAAGAAATATTTACACCCAATAACTTAGGAATCACTGTAATTGAAAATCAGGATTTAAGAGAATTATTACCCTTCGTCGACTGGTCTCCGTTCTTCAGAAGCTGGGATCTCCATGGGAAATACCCGAATATCTTAGAAGATGAGGTTGTAGGTGTACAGGCAAAAGAGCTCTTTAAAGATGCACAGGTTATCTTAAAGAGAATTCTGGATGAAAAGCTTTTAACAGCAAAAGCAATCTTCGGGATCTTTAAAGCAAACTCCAATGAAACGGATGATATTCTGATTTTTGATGAAAACAATAACGAGCAAGCTAAATTCTTAACCCTAAGACAGCAGGCTCAAAGATCAAAAGGAAAAGATTATCTGGCATTAAGCGATTTCATTGCACCAAAAAGTTCAGGAAAAACTGATTATATGGGAGCATTTTGTGTAACCACAGGTTTCGGAACAGATGAGTTGGCAGCAGAATATGAAAAGGCCAATGATGACTATAATGCGATCATGGTAAAAGCACTGGCAGACCGTTTTGCAGAAGCCTACGCCGAATTTTTACATAAAAAAGTAAGAACAGAATATTGGGGCTATGCCGTTCAGGAAGAACTAAGCAATGAAGAATTGATTGCTGAAAAATATAAAGGAATCCGTCCCGCACCGGGATATCCGGCTTGTCCTGACCATTTGGAAAAACATGCGATCTGGGATTTATTGAAAGTTGAAGAAAATATCGGAGTTTATTTGACAGAAAGTTTGGCCATGTTCCCGACAGCAGCTGTTTCAGGATATTATTTCGGAAGCCCGTATGCCAAATACTTTGGTTTAGGGAAGATAGCAGAAGATCAATTAAAAGAATACTCAGAGAGAAAAGGAATTTCTTTACAGGAAGCAAGAAAGTGGCTGTCACCAAATTTAGCAGATTAAAATTAGACATGAAGATAACAGAACACATTAAAAATGCAAACGGAAAAACTTTATTCTCCTTAGAAGTGGTTCCGCCACAAAAGGGGATAGGTATTGAAGATCTATATACAAACATAGATCCGTTGATGGAATTCAAGCCGCCATTCATTGATGTTACCACTTCAAGAGAAGAATATATTTATTTAGACAAGGGAAATGGCTTGATGGAACGTCGCATCACAAGAATGCGTCCCGGAACATTGGGAATCTGTGCTGCTATTCAACATAAATATAACGTAGATACCGTACCTCACTTGCTTTGCGGTGGTTTTACAAAAGAAGAAACCGAATATCTTCTGGTAGACTGTATGTACCTTGGAATAGAAAATGTAATGGCCTTAAGAGGGGATGCAATGAAAGGTCACCAGTATTTTGAACCTACACAAGGCGGACATCCCAGTGCTATGGATTTGGTGAACCAGATTAATAACCTGGGAAGAGGAAAATACCTGCATAACGAAGAACAGGCTTGTGATGAATTAAATAAATTCTGTATCGGAGTTGCCGGTTACCCTGAAAAACATATGGAAGCGCCGTCCATGAATTATGATTTGAAATGGCTGAAAGAAAAAGTAGATGCCGGAGCAGACTATATCGTTACCCAAATGTTTTTTGACAATAAAAAGTACATTGAATTCGTTCAAAAAGCCAGAGAGATGGGAATAACGGTTCCTATTATTCCGGGAATTAAACCTATTGCAACAAAAAGACATTTAAAATTGTTACCACAGGTATTTAAAATTGATCTGCCGGAAGATCTGATCAATGAAGTAGAAAATGCTAAAAATAACGAAGCCGTAAAACAAATCGGAGTAGAATGGTCAATTGCTCAGTGCAAAGAACTTCTGGATTTTGGAGTTCCCGTTCTGCACTTTTACTCGATGGGAAAGAGTGATAATATTAAAAAAGTAGCTGGAGAGCTATTCTAATAAAAGTACCAAAATGAAGGAAGCCCTGCTATTTACTAGTAGGGCTTTTATTTTAACAAAAATCAATAGTCTAGATTATGACTTACTGTTTAGGAAATTAATTAGTTTAATTAAATCTTCTTGTTTGTCCAATCTCGTTTTATTTGCATTGAAATATGTTTCTAGCTCATTTTTTCTTTCTGGAAGCCCTTTAATAATATCTTTCGTAGCTTTGGTATTTTTCACAAAGCCATTAGGTGTTTTGATATAGTACACCGGATCTAAACTTTTAAATGAAGCTGGTCTGTCTGTAGCATAAGAATTTGCTGCTGGAGCTGCAT is part of the Chryseobacterium lactis genome and encodes:
- the metH gene encoding methionine synthase — protein: MKYLRLSGLEPLIITPESNFINVGERTNVAGSKKFLRLIKEEKFSDALDIARHQVEGGAQILDVNFDDGLIDGKASMIKFLNLIASEPDIARIPIMVDSSKWEILEAGLQVAQGKCVVNSISLKEGEEEFIKHAKAIKRYGAAVIVMAFDEVGQADNLERRIEISKRSYDILVNRLGFPAEDIIFDLNIFPVATGMDEHRKNAIDFIEATRWVRQNLPYASVSGGVSNVSFSFRGNDTVREAMHSVFLYHAIQAGMNIGIVNPAMLEVYDEINKELLELVEDVILDKREDATERLLDYSEKHKSVKKEKTEDLEWRKNPLQERITYALVKGIDRFIEEDVEEARQVAAKPLHVIEINLMTGMGVVGDLFGSGKMFLPQVVKSARVMKKAVAYLQPYIEAEKDGSRPANGKILMATVKGDVHDIGKNIVSVVLGCNNYEIVDLGVMVPAEKIIQTAIAEKVDVIGLSGLITPSLDEMVYIASELERQNLDFPLLIGGATTSKAHTAVKIDLKYKNAVVHVNDASRAVNVVSSLLGDRNKEYVSDLKNDYSDFREKFLNRQVDKDYVSIQEARENRFKVDWENEEIFTPNNLGITVIENQDLRELLPFVDWSPFFRSWDLHGKYPNILEDEVVGVQAKELFKDAQVILKRILDEKLLTAKAIFGIFKANSNETDDILIFDENNNEQAKFLTLRQQAQRSKGKDYLALSDFIAPKSSGKTDYMGAFCVTTGFGTDELAAEYEKANDDYNAIMVKALADRFAEAYAEFLHKKVRTEYWGYAVQEELSNEELIAEKYKGIRPAPGYPACPDHLEKHAIWDLLKVEENIGVYLTESLAMFPTAAVSGYYFGSPYAKYFGLGKIAEDQLKEYSERKGISLQEARKWLSPNLAD
- the metF gene encoding methylenetetrahydrofolate reductase [NAD(P)H], translating into MKITEHIKNANGKTLFSLEVVPPQKGIGIEDLYTNIDPLMEFKPPFIDVTTSREEYIYLDKGNGLMERRITRMRPGTLGICAAIQHKYNVDTVPHLLCGGFTKEETEYLLVDCMYLGIENVMALRGDAMKGHQYFEPTQGGHPSAMDLVNQINNLGRGKYLHNEEQACDELNKFCIGVAGYPEKHMEAPSMNYDLKWLKEKVDAGADYIVTQMFFDNKKYIEFVQKAREMGITVPIIPGIKPIATKRHLKLLPQVFKIDLPEDLINEVENAKNNEAVKQIGVEWSIAQCKELLDFGVPVLHFYSMGKSDNIKKVAGELF